GCGACAATAACAGCGACAGCAAAAGCGACACGCAGGCTGCTCATGGGCAACGAGGCCATCTGCGAAGGGGCCATCGCGGCGGGCGTCCGGTTCTACGCAGGCTATCCCATCACGCCCGCGACCGAGATCGCCGAGTACATGTCCCGCCGTATGCCGGAAGTCGCGGGCAAGTACGTCCAGATGGAGGATGAGGTGGGGAGCATCTACGCCATCATGGGAGCGTCCGGCGCGGGCGCTCGCGCCATGACCGCCACATCCGGCCCAGGCATCGGCCTGATGCAGGAGGGGATCGGCTCCGCGGCGGCGATGGAGATACCGCTGGTCGTCGTCGTGGTGTCGCGGCCCGGCCCGGGCGCGGGCGACGCCACCGGTTCCGGCCAGTGCGACGTGATGCAGGCGCGCTACGGCCCCAACGGCGACAACGCCGTCATCGCGCTCACGCCCTCGACGGTGGCGGAGTCGTTCTGGCTCACCGTCAAGGCGGTGAACCTGGCGGAGCGCTTCCGCACGCCCGTCATTTTGTTGACCGAGGGCCTGCTCGGCCACATGCGGGAGGTGATTGACCTGCCCGACTACAGCAAAATAGAGCGTATCGAGCGGCCCCGGCCCAGCGGCCCGCCTGAGAAGTACGAGACGTACGCCTTGCACAAGATAGACGAGATATCGCCGATGGCGGACTTCGGCTCGAAGTACCGCAGCGTGCTGCACTACGTACCCAACCACAACTACGCCGGGCGCACCGGCCAGGACGCGCTCAAGTTCACGCTGAACCACTTCCACGCCAAGATAGAGTCGCGCCGCGACGA
This genomic stretch from Dehalococcoidia bacterium harbors:
- a CDS encoding 2-oxoacid:acceptor oxidoreductase subunit alpha, producing MTATITATAKATRRLLMGNEAICEGAIAAGVRFYAGYPITPATEIAEYMSRRMPEVAGKYVQMEDEVGSIYAIMGASGAGARAMTATSGPGIGLMQEGIGSAAAMEIPLVVVVVSRPGPGAGDATGSGQCDVMQARYGPNGDNAVIALTPSTVAESFWLTVKAVNLAERFRTPVILLTEGLLGHMREVIDLPDYSKIERIERPRPSGPPEKYETYALHKIDEISPMADFGSKYRSVLHYVPNHNYAGRTGQDALKFTLNHFHAKIESRRDEIIMTESLHTDDAEVLFVAYGTQARSAHEAMNRLRARGKKAGMLRLITLWPFPYEEVKQAARAAKVVLVPEMNTGQVQGEVLKALRRHPAEVLGVNHLHSDPITPEEILDKLTGVL